In a genomic window of Nodosilinea sp. E11:
- a CDS encoding helix-turn-helix domain-containing protein — protein MSCQRLRPSAVAVHTQTTLTDAAKAVGLNYDYAREVVKAYNRDGAAGLRNRRKAQRPQQSRSLLNSK, from the coding sequence TTGAGTTGCCAGAGGCTAAGGCCCAGCGCCGTTGCGGTTCACACGCAAACGACCCTGACCGATGCAGCTAAAGCCGTTGGGCTGAACTATGACTATGCCCGAGAGGTGGTGAAAGCGTACAACCGTGATGGCGCTGCTGGCCTGCGCAATCGACGCAAAGCCCAACGACCGCAACAGTCTCGTAGTCTGCTCAACTCTAAGTAG
- a CDS encoding GAF domain-containing protein, whose protein sequence is MDTEAEASFDGLAELAAQICQTPIALISLVDSDRQWFKSKIGLDVSETSRDVRFCTYAILQPNLFLVPDVRQDQRFSNNPLVLFAPHIGFYAGAPLITPTGCAIGTLCVIDREPRDLSQQQQNALETLAQQVLAQLKLRQNVTALQQAVLEQHQTATRLLNISIALENAVEGISQLDAQGRYVMVNSAYAAMVGYEPAEMIGVDIGAPGH, encoded by the coding sequence TTGGATACCGAAGCAGAAGCCTCCTTTGATGGGTTGGCTGAGCTAGCAGCCCAAATTTGTCAGACGCCAATTGCGCTAATCAGCTTGGTTGATTCAGATCGTCAGTGGTTTAAATCAAAGATTGGCTTGGACGTGTCAGAAACATCCCGTGATGTTAGATTTTGCACCTATGCTATTCTGCAACCTAATCTTTTTCTGGTTCCTGATGTTCGCCAAGACCAACGGTTTTCCAACAATCCCCTAGTTCTCTTTGCACCCCATATCGGCTTTTATGCCGGAGCGCCCTTGATAACTCCCACCGGCTGTGCGATCGGCACTTTATGCGTGATCGATAGGGAACCGCGAGACTTGAGCCAACAACAGCAGAATGCCTTAGAAACCCTGGCTCAGCAAGTTTTGGCCCAGCTAAAGCTGCGCCAAAATGTTACAGCGCTGCAGCAGGCCGTTTTAGAGCAACACCAAACCGCTACCAGGCTACTAAATATCAGCATAGCCTTAGAAAACGCTGTTGAAGGCATTTCTCAGCTTGATGCCCAAGGTCGCTACGTGATGGTCAACTCCGCCTATGCTGCAATGGTTGGTTATGAGCCCGCTGAGATGATTGGCGTGGATATAGGGGCTCCTGGCCATTGA